From a single Lewinella sp. LCG006 genomic region:
- a CDS encoding SusC/RagA family TonB-linked outer membrane protein: MGKPIRLLFFTLFCLLSIAGYAQKTVTGMVTDAEGSPLIGVTILEDGTTNGTITSFDGSYEITVADQNARLIFRYIGFASQTVPVGTASELNLTLEEEVGLLDEVVVTALGFTENKDQLGYASSNVGGETLVKSGEATVLNSLSGKSSGVRISRNSGDPGAGAYIQIRGLSTITRDNQPLIIVDGIPISNDVRGNSDRSGVSQESRLNDINPNDIESISVLKGASAAALYGTQALGGVILITTKSGKFASKTKVSLRSSYSMDVINRRYPLQNSYGQGDNGIFDPRARDSWGDRIADRPGGPDEFDTSGEFFVDQDGRTYYPILNKNSREIYEDSNFDQIFQNGYFLENNLSITGGNNSTAVFFSMGDMNQEGIIRNNSDYRRTTARFNVNHLFSDQLKLKLTTNYSRTASNRIQKGATSSGLYLGLLRTPIDFDNAGYRGDYYANGNSSPVPNRHRSYREPLGADDSPVYNNPQWTIYEQENLAKVDRFITSMELTATPKTWLNLIGRVGIDHYSEKRNEFFTPGSAAGEYRAGLYEQSIAANTIFNMDYIAKANHKFNRNFGGSLLVGFNYNARSRDVNGVNTVNFIQFVDVASVVRDKDNALLENITTQSSQGQERTAGVYSAMSLNAWDMLYFTGTIRAESASTFGDDADNTFLFPSASLAWQFSEIEGLNGNTLSFGKLRLSYGEVGVQPARYNTSNVFVSPSIGDQYGGNLNLGLYGNGGFVPSANRGNASLLPERKKELEIGADLRFFEDKLSFSGTYFSNKTVDVLLDFPVANSRGYSQVYTNGAEIQNTGYELDLGVELIQRKDFSWNVTANFTQVRNEVLDLRDVESIELGGLAAVNSRAVEGQPLGVLWGSRSLRDENGNIVFDENGFPVQDELEGVIGDPNPDWQGAISTGIRFKNFRLSALFETYQGADIYAGTKSVLSDLGLWENTGEEVTATRNLKEFNGNIINIGETFRGNVTDFGAGPVALTEAWYNADGGFFANGNDELYIEDGSWTRLRELTLSYRLTSNWLDQKIGISSLELSATGRNLVLWTPFEGNDPDTNLSGISAARGIEYFNNPGTKSYVFSLLLDF, encoded by the coding sequence ATGGGAAAACCAATACGTTTATTGTTCTTCACCTTGTTTTGCCTCCTCAGCATAGCTGGCTATGCTCAAAAAACAGTTACTGGTATGGTAACTGATGCAGAAGGAAGCCCCCTGATTGGGGTAACCATCTTGGAGGATGGCACCACCAACGGCACCATTACTTCTTTTGATGGGAGTTACGAGATCACAGTTGCTGACCAAAACGCACGACTCATCTTCCGCTACATCGGATTTGCGAGCCAGACGGTTCCCGTTGGCACAGCTTCCGAACTCAACCTGACGCTGGAAGAAGAAGTAGGCTTACTCGACGAAGTGGTGGTCACAGCTTTAGGTTTTACCGAAAACAAAGACCAGCTGGGTTACGCCAGCTCCAATGTAGGTGGTGAAACCCTCGTAAAATCGGGTGAAGCTACCGTACTCAACTCCCTATCTGGCAAATCTTCCGGTGTAAGGATTTCGCGCAACTCCGGAGATCCGGGAGCGGGAGCTTATATTCAGATCAGGGGCTTGTCTACCATTACCCGCGACAATCAGCCCCTCATCATTGTGGACGGTATTCCGATCAGTAATGATGTACGCGGCAATAGCGACCGTTCCGGCGTAAGCCAGGAGTCTCGCTTGAATGACATCAACCCGAATGATATCGAAAGTATTTCGGTGCTAAAAGGTGCTTCGGCAGCAGCACTGTATGGCACCCAGGCTTTGGGTGGGGTCATTCTTATTACGACCAAGAGTGGCAAGTTTGCCAGTAAAACCAAAGTGTCGCTGCGCTCTAGCTATTCGATGGATGTCATCAACCGGCGCTATCCACTACAAAACAGCTACGGCCAGGGAGACAATGGCATCTTTGATCCGCGCGCGCGGGATTCCTGGGGAGACCGCATTGCTGATCGCCCCGGTGGTCCTGACGAATTTGATACTTCCGGTGAGTTTTTCGTAGATCAGGATGGTCGTACTTACTATCCTATTCTGAACAAAAATTCCCGTGAGATTTACGAAGACTCCAATTTCGATCAGATTTTTCAGAATGGTTATTTTCTGGAAAACAACTTGAGCATTACCGGAGGCAACAACAGCACAGCCGTTTTCTTCAGCATGGGAGATATGAACCAGGAAGGGATTATCAGAAATAACTCTGACTACCGCCGTACCACGGCCCGCTTCAATGTCAACCATCTTTTCTCCGACCAGCTGAAGCTGAAACTTACGACGAACTACTCCCGTACCGCCTCCAACCGTATCCAGAAAGGAGCTACCTCTTCGGGGCTCTACCTCGGTTTATTGCGTACCCCCATTGATTTCGACAATGCAGGCTACCGCGGCGACTACTACGCCAATGGCAATAGCTCTCCCGTTCCCAACCGCCATCGTTCCTACCGGGAACCACTGGGAGCTGACGATAGCCCCGTTTACAACAACCCCCAATGGACCATTTACGAGCAGGAAAACCTCGCTAAAGTGGATCGCTTCATTACTTCTATGGAGCTGACGGCAACGCCAAAAACCTGGCTCAACCTGATCGGACGAGTAGGCATTGATCACTACAGTGAAAAGCGTAACGAGTTCTTCACGCCCGGTTCGGCGGCGGGTGAATACCGAGCGGGCCTCTATGAGCAATCCATTGCGGCCAACACCATATTCAACATGGATTATATTGCTAAAGCCAACCACAAGTTCAACCGTAACTTTGGCGGCAGCTTGCTGGTAGGTTTCAACTACAATGCCCGCTCCCGGGATGTCAACGGGGTCAATACGGTCAATTTCATCCAGTTTGTGGATGTGGCCAGCGTGGTGCGTGACAAGGACAATGCCTTGCTCGAAAACATTACCACCCAGAGTTCTCAAGGGCAGGAGCGTACCGCCGGCGTTTATTCTGCCATGTCGCTCAACGCTTGGGACATGCTTTACTTTACCGGAACAATCCGGGCAGAGTCCGCCTCTACCTTTGGCGACGATGCCGACAATACCTTCCTGTTTCCATCTGCTTCTTTGGCCTGGCAATTTTCAGAAATTGAGGGCTTGAACGGTAATACCCTTTCGTTTGGCAAGCTGCGTTTATCTTACGGCGAGGTGGGTGTTCAACCTGCTCGTTACAACACCTCCAATGTTTTTGTTTCGCCCAGCATAGGCGACCAATACGGTGGCAACCTCAACTTAGGGCTCTATGGCAATGGTGGTTTTGTACCCAGCGCCAACCGGGGCAACGCATCGCTCTTGCCAGAGCGTAAAAAGGAGCTGGAAATCGGCGCAGATTTGCGCTTCTTCGAAGATAAACTTTCCTTTAGCGGCACCTACTTTTCGAACAAAACCGTGGACGTCTTGCTGGATTTCCCCGTAGCCAACTCACGAGGCTACAGCCAGGTGTACACCAACGGCGCAGAGATTCAAAATACCGGCTACGAATTGGATCTGGGAGTTGAGCTGATCCAACGCAAAGACTTCTCGTGGAACGTTACGGCCAATTTCACCCAAGTGAGAAACGAGGTACTGGACCTGCGCGATGTGGAGTCGATCGAATTGGGTGGCCTCGCCGCCGTCAACTCTCGTGCCGTAGAAGGCCAGCCGCTAGGCGTATTATGGGGATCACGCAGCCTGCGCGATGAAAACGGCAATATCGTTTTTGACGAAAACGGCTTCCCCGTACAAGATGAACTCGAAGGCGTCATTGGTGATCCAAACCCCGATTGGCAGGGCGCGATATCTACCGGTATTCGTTTCAAGAACTTCCGGCTTTCGGCACTTTTCGAAACCTACCAGGGTGCCGATATCTACGCAGGTACCAAGTCGGTACTATCAGATTTAGGGCTTTGGGAGAACACGGGCGAAGAAGTAACCGCTACCCGCAACCTGAAAGAATTCAATGGCAACATCATCAACATTGGTGAAACCTTTCGTGGAAATGTCACCGACTTTGGCGCTGGCCCTGTAGCCCTCACCGAGGCCTGGTACAATGCCGACGGCGGATTCTTTGCCAATGGCAACGATGAGCTCTACATCGAAGATGGTTCCTGGACGCGCCTGCGCGAACTGACTTTATCCTACCGACTGACCTCCAACTGGCTCGATCAAAAGATCGGCATCAGTTCATTAGAACTATCCGCTACCGGTAGAAACCTCGTCCTCTGGACTCCGTTTGAAGGCAATGACCCGGACACCAACCTTTCTGGCATCAGTGCGGCACGGGGAATTGAGTATTTCAACAACCCTGGCACCAAGTCTTACGTGTTCAGCCTTTTGCTAGACTTTTAA